One region of Seriola aureovittata isolate HTS-2021-v1 ecotype China chromosome 15, ASM2101889v1, whole genome shotgun sequence genomic DNA includes:
- the LOC130182172 gene encoding spectrin family protein isoform X3, which translates to MEWEHRDREPCLSPAAFVNQVQYSNILEGRFKQLQDEREAVQKKTFTKWVNSHLGRVTCRIGDLYTDLRDGRMLIRLLEVLSGEQLPKPTKGRMRIHCLENVDKALQFLKEQKVHLENMGSHDIVDGNHRLTLGLIWTIILRFQIQDISVETEDNKEKKSAKDALLLWCQMKTAGYPNVNIHNFTTSWRDGLAFNAIVHKHRPDLIEFDNLKRSNAHYNLQNAFNVAEKELGLTKLLDPEDVNVDQPDEKSIITYVATYYHYFSKMKALAVEGKRIGKVLDYAIEADQLIEKYETLASELLQWIEQTIVTLNDRQLANSLSAVQNQLQAFNSYRTVEKPPKFTEKGNLEVLLFTIQSKMRANNQKVYMPREGKLISDINKAWERLEKAEHERELALRNELIRQEKLEMLAARFDRKAAMRETWLSENQRLVSQDNFGTDLGAVEAATRKHEAIETDIGAYWERVAAVEAVAKELEAESYHDVRRVIARRDNVLRLWEYLKELLVARRERLNAHRDLQRLFQEMRYIMDWMAEMKGRLQSQDSGKHLHDVLDLLQKHTLVEADISAQAERIKGVQGAAKRFTSYEQAYKPCEPGLVSEKVDLLGQAYEELGQLAGKRRESLEDSRRLWQFLWDVGEEAAWIREQEQILASGDCGRDLTSALHLLSKHEAFRDEMAARYGPLSNSIAAGEALINEGHFGAPEVTERIQDIRAQWTHLEETTKLREQSLKEAVALHQFQTDANDMEAWIMETLRQVSSQEVGHDEFSTQTLARKQREIEEEIQSHRPLIESLHEQVQALPQAYIQFPQVDGRLPAIEQRYEELEFLSAARRQALEGALALYRMFSEAGACQLWVEEKEQWLHGMEIPTKLEDLEVVQQRFETLEPEMNNLGTRVTDVNQVAEQLLSSDNCSKDQIHHTRDQLNNRWTEFEQLAGQKKQALESALNIQNYHLECNEIQTWMKEKTKVIESTQSLGNDLAGVMALQRKLTGMERDLEAIQGKLDDLRNEAEKLAKEHPDQAGEIQGRLAEIQEVWEELNATMKRREESLGEASKLQGFLRDLDDFQSWLSRTQTAVASEDIPTSLPEAESLLAQHESIKNEVDNYKEDYEKMRAVGEEVTQGQTDAQHMFLAQRLQALDTGWHELRRMWENRHSLLAQAFDFQTFLRDAKQAEAFLNSQEYVLSHTEMPSSLQGAEEAIKKHEDFLTTTEASEEKITGVVEAGRRLINDCNANSDKIQEKVDSIQERHVKNKKAANELLTKLKDNRELQHFLQDGQELTLWINEKMLTAQDMSYDEARNLHSKWQKHQAFMAELASNKDWLDKIDKEGQALVAEKPELKPVVQQTLEDLQRQWEELEGTTRTKAQCLFDANRAELFTQSCSALDVWLKNLESQLHSDDYGKDLTSVNILLKKHQMLEHQMEVREKEVQSLQSQALALSQEDAGLAEVDGQQRRVTDNFENLQDPLKLRRQRLLASKEAHQFNRDLEDEILWVKERMPLATSTDHGKDLPTVQLLIKKNQTLQKEIQGHQPRIDDIHRRGKDQSQVDGERQSVLEERLVELRGLWDQLIAETDKRHARLIEANRAQQFYADAAEAEAWMGEQELHMMSEEKAKDEQSALVMVKKHQILEQALEDYAQTIHQLANSSRLMVTSEHPESERITLRQAQVDKLYAGLKDLAEERRGRLQERLRLTQLKREVDDLEQWIAEREVVAGSHELGQDYEHVTMLRDKFREFARDTSTIGQERVDGVNGLADDLIESGHPENASVAEWKDGLNEAWADLLELIDTRTQMLAASYELHRFHQDAMEVLGRVKEKREALPSDLGRDLNTVQHLHRQHNTFEHDIQALSGQVNQVQDDAARLQKAYAGEKADDIHRSEHAVTSAWEGLLEAGQARRLLLLDTVEKFRFFNMVRDLMLWMDGVNLQIDAHDSPRDVSSAGLVIANHQDIKSEIETRADSFTACFEMGNTLINNCHYAADEIREKLAQLQEKRDRINKKWQDKMDHLQIVLEVLQFGRDAYVAESWLAGQEPLVRAAELGSNVDEVESLIKRHEAFEKLAAAWEERFFLLEKLTTLEEQEIQRRREEEERARRPPTPPPAEEVAQSETESQAHDSAARTSLDQTTLNQSVSVNGVHSDNDTSQQSLSLSLSVGKKSEPKRVSRPKQLERGSESESVNGPGRDSGLASSRLEPSATLPSRGGAESEPETMEGMLCRKQEMESHSKKAASRSWQNVYCVLRKGSLGFYKDGKSASNGIPYHGEVPISLGEAVCEVAHDYKKRKHVFKLRLGDGKEYLFQAKDEAEMSSWIRSILGSIPTGAGDSPGGPRALSRAMTMPPISPSSGDAGGVTMRNKEGKEKDREKRFSFFGKKK; encoded by the exons atggagTGGGaacacagggacagagagcCCTGCTTGTCCCCTGCAGCATTTGTTAATCAGGTGCAATACTCCAACATTTTGGAAGGACGGTTTAAACAGCTGCAAG ATGAGCGTGAAGCAGTACAGAAGAAGACCTTTACAAAATGGGTGAACTCTCACTTAGGTCGAGTGACTTGTCGCATTGGTGACTTGTACACTGACCTGCGCGATGGTCGCATGCTAATCCGCCTTCTGGAAGTGCTCTCAGGAGAACAGCTG CCAAAGCCCACTAAGGGCCGCATGCGTATCCACTGCCTGGAAAATGTTGATAAAGCCCTGCAGTTTCTCAAAGAGCAAAAAGTACATCTAGAAAACATGGGCTCACATGACATTGTGGACGGGAATCACCGTCTCACCTTGGGTCTCATCTGGACCATCATCCTTCGTTTCCAG ATCCAGGACATCAGTGTGGAGACAGAAgacaacaaggagaaaaaatCAGCTAAAGATGCTTTGCTGCTTTGGTGCCAAATGAAAACTGCTGG ATACCCCAATGTCAACATTCACAACTTCACTACCAGCTGGCGAGATGGTCTGGCGTTCAATGCCattgtgcacaaacacag ACCTGACCTGATTGAGTTTGACAACCTAAAGAGGTCAAATGCTCACTACAATCTCCAGAATGCTTTCAATGTGGCTGAGAAGGAACTGGGGCTTACCAAGTTGCTGGACCCAGAGG atGTTAATGTTGATCAACCTGATGAAAAATCCATCATTACCTATGTCGCGACCTACTACCATTACTTCTCCAAGATGAAAGCCCTGGCAGTGGAGGGCAAAAGAATTGGCAAG GTGCTGGACTATGCTATTGAGGCTGACCAACTGATAGAGAAGTATGAGACCCTGGCCTCAGAGCTACTGCAGTGGATTGAGCAGACCATAGTGACGCTTAATGATAGGCAGTTGGCTAACTCACTGAGTGCTGTGCAGAACCAGCTCCAGGCTTTCAACTCATACCGGACTGTGGAGAAACCCCCCAA ATTTACAGAGAAAGGAAACTTGGAAGTTCTCCTCTTTACTATCCAGAGTAAGATGCGAGCAAACAACCAGAAAGTCTACATGCCAAGAGAGGGCAAACTCATCTCTGACATCAATAAG GCATGGGAGCGACTTGAAAAGGCAGAGCATGAACGTGAGCTGGCACTGAGAAACGAGTTGATTCGCCAGGAGAAGCTGGAGATGCTCGCTGCTCGTTTTGACCGCAAAGCTGCTATGCGGGAGACATGGCTGAGTGAGAACCAGAGGCTTGTGTCTCAG GACAACTTTGGAACTGACTTGGGAGCAGTGGAAGCTGCCACCCGTAAACACGAAGCAATTGAGACAGACATCGGGGCATACTGGGAACGTGTGGCTGCTGTGGAGGCTGTTGCCAAAGAGCTTGAAGCAGAGTCATACCATGATGTACGACGTGTAATTGCACGAAGGGACAATGTGCTTCGACTCTGGGAATATCTGAAAGAACTTCTGGTTGCACGCAGGGAGCGGCTGAATGCCCATCGCGACCTACAGAGACTGTTTCAGGAGATGCGTTACATCATGGACTGGATGGCAGAAATGAAG gGTCGTCTGCAGTCTCAGGATAGCGGCAAACATTTGCATGATGTGTTAGACCTACTTCAGAAACACACTCTGGTAGAGGCTGACATTTCAGCTCAGGCAGAGAGGATCAAGGGAGTGCAGGGAGCCGCAAAGCGCTTCACTTCCTATGAACAGG CCTACAAACCATGTGAGCCAGGGCTAGTTAGTGAGAAGGTTGACCTGCTGGGTCAAGCCTATGAGGAGCTTGGTCAGCTTGCTGGGAAACGCAGAGAGAGTCTCGAGGATTCTCGACGTCTGTGGCAGTTCCTGTGGGATGTCGGAGAGGAGGCAGCCTGGATCAGAGAACAGGAGCAGATCCTGGCCAGTGGAGACTGTGGGCGTGACCTCACTTCCGCTCTTCACCTGCTTAGTAAACATGAGGCTTTCAGGGATGAGATGGCAGCCCGCTATGGCCCCCTGAGTAACAGCATTGCTGCTGGGGAAGCTTTGATTAACGAGGGACACTTTGGAGCCCCAGAGGTCACAGAGAGGATTCAAGACATCCGTGCACAATGGACACATCTGGAGGAG ACAACTAAACTGAGAGAGCAGAGTCTTAAGGAAGCTGTGGCTCTGCATCAGTTCCAAACAGATGCCAATGACATGGAGGCCTGGATCATGGAGACACTTAGGCAGGTGTCAAGTCAGGAGGTGGGCCACGATGAGTTCTCCACCCAAACTCTAGCTCGCAAGCAGAGGGAAATAGAGGAGGAGATCCAGAGCCACCGCCCCCTCATCGAATCCCTACATGAGCAGGTCCAAGCACTGCCACAGGCCTATATACAATTCCCTCAG GTGGATGGACGCCTACCTGCTATTGAGCAGCGCTATGAAGAACTGGAGTTTCTGTCAGCAGCTCGGCGGCAGGCTTTGGAAGGTGCCCTTGCCCTCTACCGCATGTTCAGTGAAGCTGGTGCCTGCCAGCTCTGGGTAGAAGAAAAGGAGCAGTGGTTACATGGCATGGAGATACCTACCAAACTGGAGGACTTAGAGGTGGTGCagcagag ATTTGAGACTCTTGAACCTGAGATGAACAACCTAGGCACTCGTGTAACTGATGTGAACCAGGTGGCTGAGCAGTTGCTGAGCTCCGACAACTGTAGCAAAGACCAAATCCACCACACACGAGACCAACTGAACAACAG ATGGACAGAGTTTGAACAATTGGCTGGCCAGAAAAAACAAGCCCTAGAGTCTGCTCTTAACATCCAGAACTACCACCTGGAGTGTAATGAGATCCAAACTTGGATGAAGGAAAAGACCAAGGTGATAGAATCTACTCAGAGCCTGGGCAATGACCTGGCTGGAGTGATGGCACTGCAACGCAAACTCACTGGCATGGAGAGGGACCTGGAGGCAATTCAG gGAAAATTGGATGACCTTAGAAATGAGGCAGAAAAGCTGGCCAAGGAACATCCAGATCAGGCAGGAGAGATCCAGGGACGTCTGGCAGAGATTCAAGAGGTGTGGGAAGAGTTGAATGCCACCATGAAGCGACGTGAGGAGTCATTGGGCGAAGCCAGCAAGCTGCAGGGCTTCCTTAGGGACCTGGATGACTTCCAGTCCTGGTTGTCCCGCACTCAGACAGCCGTGGCGTCAGAGGACATTCCCACTTCTCTGCCTGAGGCTGAGAGTTTGCTAGCCCAGCATGAGAGTATCAAGAATGAGGTTGATAACTATAAGGAGGACTATGAGAAGATGCGGGCAGTCGGTGAGGAGGTGACCCAAGGTCAGACAGATGCCCAGCACATGTTCCTGGCCCAGAGGCTCCAGGCACTGGATACCGGGTGGCATGAGTTGCGTCGCATGTGGGAGAACCGCCACAGTCTTTTGGCCCAAGCCTTTGACTTCCAGACTTTCTTGAGAGATGCAAAGCAGGCAGAAGCTTTCCTGAACAGCCAG GAGTATGTGCTGTCCCACACAGAGATGCCCAGCAGTCTTCAGGGAGCGGAAGAGGCCATTAAGAAGCATGAGGATTTCCTCACTACCACAGAGGCCAGTGAGGAGAAGATAACTGGTGTGGTGGAGGCTGGACGGCGCCTCATTAACGATTGTAATGCAAACTCTGACAAAATCCAGGAAAAAGTTGATTCCATCCAAGAAAG GCATGTTAAGAATAAGAAGGCTGCGAATGAATTGCTTACAAAGCTTAAGGACAACCGTGAACTTCAGCACTTCCTCCAAGATGGCcaggag CTCACATTGTGGATCAATGAGAAAATGCTGACAGCACAAGACATGTCTTATGATGAGGCCAGAAATCTTCACAGCAAGTGGCAGAAGCACCAGGCCTTCATGGCAGAGCTGGCCTCTAACAAAGACTGGCTGGACAAAATTGACAAG GAGGGTCAGGCATTGGTGGCAGAGAAGCCTGAGCTGAAACCTGTTGTCCAGCAGACCCTGGAGGACTTACAGCGTCAATGGGAGGAGCTGGAGGGCACCACTCGCACCAAGGCCCAGTGTTTGTTTGATGCTAACAGGGCAGAGCTCTTtacacagagctgctctgctCTAGATGTCTGGCTGAAAAACCTTGAGAGTCAGCTGCATAGTGACGACTATGGTAAAGATTTGACCAGTGTCAACATCCTGCTCAAGAAACATCAG ATGCTGGAGCATCAGATGGAGGTCCGAGAGAAGGAGGTGCAGTCCCTGCAGTCTCAGGCACTGGCGTTGTCCCAGGAGGACGCTGGACTAGCTGAGGTAGATGGTCAGCAAAGGCGTGTCACTGACAACTTTGAAAATCTTCAGGATCCTCTCAAACTGAGGCGGCAGCGACTACTTGCCTCTAAAGAAGCACATCAGTTCAACAGAGATCTGGAGGATGAAATT ctATGGGTGAAAGAGAGGATGCCCCTAGCAACCTCCACAGACCATGGAAAAGACCTGCCTACCGTTCAGCTTCTAATCAAAAAGAACCAG ACATTGCAGAAGGAGATCCAGGGCCACCAGCCTCGCATTGATGACATCCACAGACGAGGAAAGGATCAGAGTCAGGTAGATGGTGAGAGACAGTCTGTCCTAGAGGAGCGTCTTGTTGAGCTGAGGGGCCTTTGGGACCAGCTGATTGCCGAGACAGACAAACGTCATGCCCGTCTAATAGAGGCCAATCGCGCCCAGCAGTTCTATGCTgatgcagcagaggcagaggccTGGATGGGTGAGCAAGAGCTACACATGATGTCAGAAGAAAAAGCCAAG GATGAGCAAAGCGCACTAGTGATGGTCAAAAAGCACCAGATCCTGGAACAGGCTCTTGAAGACTACGCCCAAACCATTCATCAGCTAGCCAACAGCAGTCGCCTAATGGTCACCAGTGAACACCCAGAGAG cGAGAGAATCACCTTACGGCAAGCCCAAGTGGACAAGCTGTATGCAGGGTTGAAAGACCTTGCTGAGGAGCGTCGTGGGCGGCTTCAGGAGAGACTGCGACTGACCCAGCTGAAGCGGGAGGTGGATGACCTAGAACAGTGGATTGCTGAAAGGGAGGTGGTTGCTGGTTCCCATGAACTAGGACAGGACTATGAACATGTCACc ATGCTGAGGGACAAGTTCCGGGAGTTTGCTCGTGACACCAGCACCATCGGCCAAGAGCGCGTAGATGGTGTAAATGGGCTGGCAGATGACCTGATTGAGTCAGGTCATCCTGAGAACGCCAGTGTGGCTGAGTGGAAGGATGGGTTAAACGAGGCCTGGGCAGATCTGCTAGAGCTGATTGACACACGCACGCAAATGTTGGCAGCCTCCTATGAATTGCATCGCTTCCATCAGGATGCCATGGAGGTGCTTGGACGTGTTAAGGAAAAGAGGGAGGCGCTGCCTTCTGACCTGGGCCGTGATCTGAACACTGTCCAACATCTACACAGACAGCACAACACTTTTGAACATGACATCCAAGCCCTCAGTGGACAG GTGAACCAGGTTCAGGATGATGCAGCACGGCTGCAGAAGGCTTATGCTGGAGAAAAAGCTGATGATATTCACAGGAGCGAACATGCTGTGACCTCTGCCTGGGAGGGCCTGCTTGAGGCTGGTCAGGCTCGCAGGCTCCTCCTGCTGGACACTGTGGAGAAATTCCGCTTCTTTAACATGGTGCGAGACCTAATGCTCTGGATGGACGGTGTTAACCTGCAGATTGACGCACATGACAGTCCCAG GGATGTATCTTCTGCAGGGCTGGTCATTGCCAATCATCAGGACATCAAGTCAGAGATTGAGACCAGGGCAGACAGCTTTACTGCCTGTTTTGAGATGGGAAATACTCTCATCAACAACTGTCACTATGCAGCTGATGAG ATACGAGAGAAACTGGCTCAACTtcaggaaaagagagacaggatCAACAAAAAGTGGCAAGACAAGATGGATCATTTACAAATTG TGCTGGAGGTGTTGCAGTTTGGACGTGATGCCTATGTGGCAGAGTCTTGGTTGGCAGGGCAAGAACCTCTGGTGCGAGCAGCAGAGCTGGGCTCAAATGTGGATGAAGTAGAGAGCCTAATTAAGCGCCATGAGGCCTTTGAGAAACTTGCTGCAGCCTGGGAAGAGCGCTTTTTCCTACTGGAGAAACTCACTACA CTTGAGGAGCAGGAGATCCAGAGGAggcgagaggaagaggagagggcaCGGCGACCCCCTACACCACCCCCAGCTGAAGAAGTGGCACAATCTGAGACAGAAAGTCAAGCACATGACTCTGCAGCCAG AACCAGTCTGGACCAGACCACACTCAATCAGTCGGTGTCAGTGAATGGAGTACACAGTGACAATGATACATCTCAG CAGTCATTATCGCTATCGTTGTCAGTGGGAAAGAAATCAGAGCCTAAACGTGTGTCTAGGCCAAAGCAGCTGGAGCGT GGCTCTGAGTCTGAGTCGGTGAACGGTCCAGGTAGGGACAGTGGGCTGGCATCTTCTCGCCTTGAGCCGTCTGCCACGTTACCAAGCAGGGGTGGAGCAGAGTCTGAGCCAGAAACCATGGAGGGGATGCTCTGTCGAAAACAAGAGATGGAGTCCCACAGCAAAAAGGCAGCTAGCAG GTCCTGGCAGAATGTGTACTGTGTCCTAAGAAAAGGAAGTCTTGGTTTTTATAAAGATGGCAAGAGCGCAAGCAATGGCATTCCATACCATGGAGAGGTACCCATAAGCCTCggagaggctgtgtgtgaggTAGCCCACGACTATAAGAAGAGGAAACATGTATTCAAGCTcag GCTAGGGGATGGAAAAGAGTACCTGTTCCAAGCAAAGGATGAG GCGGAAATGAGCTCCTGGATCAGGTCCATCCTTGGCTCCATTccaacaggagcaggagactCGCCTGGAGGTCCACGGGCCCTCAGCCGTGCCATGACGATGCCTCCCATCTCCCCCAGCTCAGGTGATGCTGGAGGTGTTACCATGCGCAACAAAGAGGGCAAAGAGAAGGATCGTGAGAAGAGGTTCAGCTTctttggaaagaaaaaatag